In one window of Vulpes vulpes isolate BD-2025 chromosome 1, VulVul3, whole genome shotgun sequence DNA:
- the LOC140597746 gene encoding orphan sodium- and chloride-dependent neurotransmitter transporter NTT5-like, whose product MTTVNENTEAQDEKSQMSRPSDSKSLITITSASQLLKNELTTEKLMAERQKSDTVPSCIWSDEYNDEILETIDNDVPKKETPIERPSWANKIEYLLAQVGFSVGLSTIWRFPYLCFHNGGGSFLIIYILMLFLVGVPLLFLEMAAGQRMRQGSIGVWKVISPWIGGVGYTSFMMLYVSVILPYFIIFCLLIRSLMLEGAYFGLKNLLAAKVPALYSVEVWRRTGNQIFLSMGPGFGSFTAISSYIPQSNNCVMDAFVVAFLNLTASLTATLFVFAIMGHLATENHEKCYLRNAKTVQHLIASRMLPPEAQLPDSLYHDPSSIYSQWFKSLPEQIKDVVLPYLSNCNLTDQLKEVMEGPGVAIVAFTDIISVFSGSTFWSIIIFMMLANLGLSTMIAIMHGIIIPLQDTFSSLRKNKILLTVGICVSLFLGSLIFVRPSGSYYVNLLDDYWASLPLFLTVILENIAIAWIYGARRFLADLIIMLGRPISPICRWLWCFLSPFVLLVLFLSALIHLSLKSITYLAWNSSISNEVIRTYPSWAKVLLIILITITILPIPAYFLYTLIDVNFSVSVIRSRTTVIFKPEAKGNPLRPHPQLQLRQSQNS is encoded by the exons ATGACAACTGTTAATGAAAACACAGAGGCCCAAGATGAGAAATCCCAGATGTCTAGACCTTCGGATTCCAAATCCCTGATTACTATTACCTCAGCTTCCCAGCTCTTAAAGAATGAGTTGACTACGGAGAAATTGATGGCAGAGAGACAGAAGTCTGACACTGTACCATCATGCATTTGGTCTGATGAATATAATGATGAAATACTGGAGACCATAGACAATGATGTGCCAAAGAAAGAAACCCCCATTGAACGACCATCCTGGGCCAATAAAATTGAGTACCTTCTGGCCCAGGTGGGCTTTTCTGTGGGGCTGAGCACCATCTGGCGCTTTCCTTATCTGTGTTTTCACAATGGAGGTG GCAGTTTTCTCATCATCTACATCCTCATGCTGTTCTTGGTTGGGGTTCCTCTTCTATTCCTGGAGATGGCAGCTGGTCAGAGGATGCGTCAGGGCAGCATTGGTGTATGGAAGGTCATCAGCCCCTGGATTGGTGGTGTGGGGTATACCAGCTTCATG ATGCTGTATGTCTCAGTAATCCTTCCctatttcatcattttctgtctccttatCCGGAGTCTCATGCTGGAAGGTGCATATTTTGGTCTCAAGAATTTGTTAGCTGCCAAG GTGCCAGCCCTGTACTCTGTGGAAGTGTGGCGCCGGACAGGGAACCAGATCTTTTTATCCATGGGCCCCGGCTTTGGCAGCTTCACTGCAATCAGCTCATACATCCCTCAGTCCAACAACTGTGTCATGGATGCCTTTGTTGTGGCTTTTCTCAATTTGACTGCCTCACTGACTGCCACACTGTTTGTATTTGCCATAATGGGCCACTTGGCCACAGAGAACCATGAAAAGTGTTACCTGAG gaATGCTAAGACAGTACAGCATCTGATAGCTTCTAGGATGCTGCCTCCTGAGGCCCAATTGCCAGACAGTCTGTATCATGATCCAAGCTCCATCTACTCCCAGTGGTTCAAGAGTCTCCCTGAACAAATCAAAGATGTGGTCCTACCCTATTTGTCCAATTGCAACTTAACTGACCAATTGAAGGAG GTTATGGAGGGTCCTGGTGTAGCCATTGTGGCATTTACTGATATCATCTCTGTGTTTTCTGGATCCACCTTCTGGTCCATCATCATCTTCATGATGCTGGCGAACCTGGGGCTGAGCACCATGATAGCGATCATGCATGGCATTATTATTCCTCTCCAGGACACTTTCTCTTccctcaggaaaaataaaatcctgctCACAG TGGGCATCTGTGTGTCTCTGTTCCTGGGAAGCCTCATTTTCGTGAGGCCTTCGGGCAGCTACTATGTGAACCTGCTGGATGATTACTGGgcatctctgcccctcttcctcacTGTCATCTTGGAAAACATAGCCATAGCCTGGATCTATGGAGCCAGGAG GTTCCTTGCAGACTTGATTATCATGTTGGGCCGCCCCATCTCCCCCATCTGTCGCTGGCTGTGGTGCTTTCTGTCTCCATTTGTGCTGCTAGTCCTGTTTTTAAGTGCCCTGATTCATCTGTCTCTGAAGAGCATCACCTACTTGGCCTGGAACTCAAGCATT TCAAATGAGGTGATCCGAACTTATCCATCATGGGCTAAAGTCTTGCTCATCATCCTTATCACCATTACCATCTTGCCTATCCCTGCCTACTTCTTATACACACTCATTGATGTGAATTTCTCAGTCTCTGTGATTCGAAGTAGGACTACAGTTATCTTCAAACCTGAAGCTAAAGGGAACCCACTGAGGCCCCATCCACAGCTTCAGTTGAGGCAAAGCCAAAACAGTTga